Genomic segment of Acaryochloris thomasi RCC1774:
CATTTTATTGCCCTCCATAATCTTGCAGAGATTCAGCTCGGGGCCGATCTCCTGTTTTGGTATCACTATACCCAAGCCTTCAAGACCGTCATCCTGAAAGACCAATACATTCCAGCCCTGAAATATCAACAGGCCAATGCCTCGCCCAGCCGCAAAGAGAGGAGAACCAGGCGATCTAAAAGTACCAAAGCCTCTCAGCCAGAGCAGCAGACCATTGAACTCTACCCTGCCTGGGAAATTGTCAGCGAACAGTACGAGTCCACCATTGAACGATATTTAGATTCTATGCCCTTGGTCTGCGTCGCGGGTTTTGCGACCCCTCCCGAGGCGCAGCAGTTCTATGACCGTGAAACAATACTGCGGCACTGTTCAGAATATCTGCTTCAGGACATTGTTACGCATACGCCCTCTGCCGCCAGCTTCGAGAAAAAAATTGCGGATACCCTCATCCATGACTGCATGTTCGCTGACCGCCACGGCAAGAACCATAACTGGGAGACCTATGAGCAGTGGCGAGGATGGCGCGATCGCATCCAACATACCCAAACCGCGATTCCCTTTAATCTTTGTTTTCAGCTTCAAGATCCTGCCAAAGCAGAAGACGCTTGGGAGTTACAGTTTCTTGTCGCCCCCAAATCAGATCCCTCCAGACAGATCTCTCTGTTGGACTATTGGCGATTGAAACCTGAGCGCCAGGAAGATCTGCTCAAGCATGTCGGCGAGGGCTTTGAGCAACATCTGCTGCTCAATCTAGGTTATGCCGCTCGTATTTACCCCAAACTATGGCAGGGGTTAGAAACAGATCAGCCCACCCATATTTCTCTCTCTCTAGATATAGCCCTGGATTTTCTACAGGAAGCAGCCTGGGTGCTTGAAGCTGCTGGGTATAAGGTGATTGTGCCTGCTTGGTGGACGCCCCAAGGTAGGCAAAGAGCCAAGGTCAAGCTACGGGCCAAAGGCAAATCACTGTCCTCAGGTGAAGACAAAGCTAACAGCTATTTCTCCATTGAGAAACTGGTGCAGTACAAGTATGAGCTAGCGATTGGTGGCAAAAAAGTTTCTGAGCAGGAATGGTCAGAGCTGGTGCAGGCAAAATTTCCGTTAGTCCAGTTCCGAGGTCAGTGGCTCCATCTAGACCAGGACAAAATGCAGCAGATGCTGGAGTTCTGGAAAACACGGCAGGCCGAGAATCCCGAAATGTCGCTCCTAGAAATTATGCGACTAGGGGCAGACGGAGGTGACGATCTCGAACTTGACTTTAACCGTGACCAAAGCTTGGCTGAGATGATGGCTAAGCTCCACGATAAGAGTCAACTGGACACCATCGCCGATCCCGAGCAGCTTCAAGGCACGCTGAGAGACTACCAAAAGCGAGGAGTGTCCTGGCTTCATTACCTTGAGCAGTTGGGTCTCAATGGCTGCTTGGCTGATGACATGGGTCTAGGCAAAACCGTCCAGGTCATTGCCCGACTGGTCCAAGAGCGGGAACTGGCAGCACAGGAGAATCTCAAGGTACCGCCAACGCTATTAATTGCACCCACCTCTGTTGTGGGGAACTGGCGACGGGAGATGCAGAAATTTGCGCCTCACCTAACGGCAATTGTCCATCATGGGGGCGAACGTGCCCAGGACAGCAAAGACTTTAAGGCAATGGTCCGCCAGAACGATCTGGTGATCACCTCTTTTACCCTGGCTCGCAAAGACAGCAAATTGCTCTCAGCGATTACGTGGCAGCGGGTGGTCTTAGACGAAGCCCAAAACATCAAAAACCCCAAGGCCGCGCAAACCAAAGCCATCTTGAAACTAAACGCCCAGCATCGTCTTGCACTGACGGGAACCCCCGTAGAAAATCGACTCTTGGATCTGTGGTCAATTTTCAACTTCCTTAATCCGGGTTATCTAGGTAAACAGGCCCAGTTCCGCAAAAGCTTTGAAGTGCCGATTCAGAAACAAAATGACCGGGTTCAATCTGCTACTCTCAAAAAATTGGTGGAACCCTTCATTCTGCGCCGCATGAAGACAGACAAATCAATCATCAAGGATCTACCCGATAAGGTCGAGCAAAAGCTCTACTGTAATCTCACAAAAGAGCAAGCCTCTCTCTATGAAGCCGTTGTCAAAGAAGTCGCAGGAGAACTTGATGAGCTAGACGGCATTCAGCGAAAAGGCATGATCCTCTCCACGCTGATGAAGCTCAAGCAAATCTGTAACCATCCGCGTCAGTTTCTTCAGGATGAAAGTGACTTCATTCCCGAGCGATCGCATAAGCTCGGTCGGCTGACAGAGATGATC
This window contains:
- a CDS encoding DEAD/DEAH box helicase, with product MKILHGTWIPDAEVAFVQHGAFYLWIETTDPPTQKSKQANSHPLQLPAASFADFLNHELGIKILDRDLEKAIVQRYFLLPSTSKAPLPSLELSRYLEQDSSETFEWQTWQVNCYTVTTYDKSGSPVSNVIRLLNELHFIALHNLAEIQLGADLLFWYHYTQAFKTVILKDQYIPALKYQQANASPSRKERRTRRSKSTKASQPEQQTIELYPAWEIVSEQYESTIERYLDSMPLVCVAGFATPPEAQQFYDRETILRHCSEYLLQDIVTHTPSAASFEKKIADTLIHDCMFADRHGKNHNWETYEQWRGWRDRIQHTQTAIPFNLCFQLQDPAKAEDAWELQFLVAPKSDPSRQISLLDYWRLKPERQEDLLKHVGEGFEQHLLLNLGYAARIYPKLWQGLETDQPTHISLSLDIALDFLQEAAWVLEAAGYKVIVPAWWTPQGRQRAKVKLRAKGKSLSSGEDKANSYFSIEKLVQYKYELAIGGKKVSEQEWSELVQAKFPLVQFRGQWLHLDQDKMQQMLEFWKTRQAENPEMSLLEIMRLGADGGDDLELDFNRDQSLAEMMAKLHDKSQLDTIADPEQLQGTLRDYQKRGVSWLHYLEQLGLNGCLADDMGLGKTVQVIARLVQERELAAQENLKVPPTLLIAPTSVVGNWRREMQKFAPHLTAIVHHGGERAQDSKDFKAMVRQNDLVITSFTLARKDSKLLSAITWQRVVLDEAQNIKNPKAAQTKAILKLNAQHRLALTGTPVENRLLDLWSIFNFLNPGYLGKQAQFRKSFEVPIQKQNDRVQSATLKKLVEPFILRRMKTDKSIIKDLPDKVEQKLYCNLTKEQASLYEAVVKEVAGELDELDGIQRKGMILSTLMKLKQICNHPRQFLQDESDFIPERSHKLGRLTEMITEAIDEGESLLVFTQFTELGDALQKYISKTQHYKTYYIHGGTSRNKREQMISEFQDPETEPSVFILSLKAGGVGITLTKANHVFHFDRWWNPAVEDQATDRAFRIGQKKNVFVHKFVAMGTLEERIDEMIEDKKRLAGSIVGSDESWLTELDNEAFKKLIALNKTAILE